Proteins co-encoded in one Arachis hypogaea cultivar Tifrunner chromosome 11, arahy.Tifrunner.gnm2.J5K5, whole genome shotgun sequence genomic window:
- the LOC112722595 gene encoding mitochondrial import receptor subunit TOM5 homolog, with protein MADSVISVQYLKDFVCSQINDDEKWAFNKKLLRAMGLFAGSIVLMRNYGDLMAI; from the exons ATGGCGGACTCTGTGATTTCGGTTCAATACCTCAAAGATTTCGTCTGTTCTCAAATCAACGACGATGAAAAGTGGGCTTTCAATAAG AAACTGCTGCGTGCTATGGGATTGTTTGCAGGATCAATAGTACTTATGAGAAATTATGGTGACCTTATGGCAATATAA